One window of Futiania mangrovi genomic DNA carries:
- a CDS encoding MFS transporter, translating to MAFGYLLSYLFRTINAALAPYLASDFGLTASSLGLLTSTYLLAFGLMQIPLGLMIDRFGVRRVQGINLLVTACGAGLFAAAESLGLLMVARAMIGAGVAVSLMASFASFIIWLPPRRVPLAIGLLMGFGGLGAMLAGAPVEFLMETVGWRTIFFGLAIATFAVSVAVLLLLPDSPRQSSSWSRLLSGLAAIYATRLFWRIVPLAILTCGTAFALQGLWAGLWLSDVAGFEQGQVAAYLSIMAFGLLVGSIACGPMASLSERCGLSLVHLVGALSLVFFVTLALLSAGLADLALPCWFLVGFLINPMSLTYVVLAQSFTPDMAGRVNTGINVLVILGSFLLQAAIGWVLDLWETDRAGRYPVEAYATAFGTLTALGLLALVWYWFGGDRGAPADRGDGARD from the coding sequence TTGGCCTTCGGGTATCTGCTCTCCTACCTTTTCCGCACGATCAATGCGGCCCTCGCCCCGTATCTGGCGAGCGACTTCGGCCTCACGGCTTCGTCATTGGGCTTGTTGACGTCTACCTATCTGCTCGCCTTCGGCCTCATGCAGATACCGCTCGGCCTGATGATCGACCGCTTCGGCGTCCGGCGTGTCCAGGGGATCAATCTGCTGGTGACCGCGTGCGGCGCCGGGCTCTTCGCCGCTGCGGAGTCGCTCGGCCTGCTCATGGTGGCGCGCGCCATGATCGGGGCCGGCGTCGCCGTCAGCCTGATGGCCAGTTTTGCCTCGTTCATCATCTGGCTGCCGCCGCGGCGTGTGCCTCTCGCCATCGGATTGCTCATGGGGTTCGGCGGACTGGGCGCCATGCTGGCGGGTGCGCCGGTAGAGTTCCTGATGGAGACGGTCGGCTGGCGCACGATCTTTTTCGGCCTTGCGATCGCGACCTTCGCTGTGTCCGTTGCGGTGTTGCTGCTGCTCCCCGACAGCCCCCGCCAGTCGAGCAGCTGGTCCCGGCTGCTCTCCGGGTTGGCCGCCATCTACGCGACGAGGTTGTTCTGGCGCATCGTGCCGCTGGCCATATTGACCTGCGGCACCGCATTCGCATTGCAGGGACTGTGGGCCGGGTTGTGGCTTTCCGATGTGGCGGGGTTCGAGCAGGGGCAAGTCGCCGCCTATCTCTCGATCATGGCCTTCGGCCTGCTCGTCGGCTCGATAGCTTGCGGTCCCATGGCGTCGCTGTCGGAGCGCTGCGGCCTGTCGCTGGTGCATCTCGTCGGGGCGCTGTCGCTCGTCTTCTTCGTGACGCTGGCGCTGCTCTCGGCGGGATTGGCGGACCTCGCCCTGCCATGCTGGTTCCTGGTCGGCTTCCTCATCAATCCCATGTCGCTCACCTATGTCGTGCTGGCCCAGAGCTTCACGCCGGACATGGCGGGGCGGGTCAATACCGGGATCAATGTGCTGGTCATCCTCGGCAGCTTCCTGCTGCAGGCAGCCATCGGCTGGGTCCTCGATCTGTGGGAGACCGATCGGGCGGGGCGCTACCCGGTCGAGGCCTACGCGACGGCGTTCGGCACCCTGACAGCGCTGGGGCTGCTGGCTCTCGTCTGGTACTGGTTCGGCGGCGACCGCGGTGCGCCCGCAGACCGGGGCGACGGCGCCCGGGATTGA
- a CDS encoding NAD(P)/FAD-dependent oxidoreductase, whose protein sequence is MSAASANQAIVIGAGIVGVCTALQLRRAGWDTTLIDRAGPGQACSFGNAGIMAGDVVPPVASPGVLWKVPGYLADPDAPLAIRWSYLPKLLPWLFHFVRCSRPELYERNTKAMATLLARAHESYRPLVEAAGARDLLHFCGALQVFETEASFAAGRKDAEFRRSLGADVQELAAHELPQFAPGLAPVLAGGLYRPNVGHIRDPLALTTALHEEFLRCGGRHLSFGVDRLERLRSGRWAVRGTDGAGAAADVEGDSVAVAAGAWSGRLLRGLGLRVALDTERGYHVTLPRAQCDMRIPISSSEGAFYATPMAGGLRIAGTVEMGGLDLPPAVPRRTEAMMRRARRYFPGLDETGASTWMGFRPSMPDSLPVIGPVDEFPGLFLAFGHAHLGMTLGAVTGRLITQAMSGQPTDADLAPFRWDRF, encoded by the coding sequence ATGAGCGCCGCTTCTGCAAACCAGGCCATAGTGATCGGTGCCGGCATCGTCGGCGTCTGCACGGCGCTCCAGTTGCGCAGGGCGGGGTGGGACACGACGCTGATCGACCGCGCTGGGCCCGGACAGGCCTGTTCCTTCGGCAACGCCGGGATCATGGCGGGCGATGTGGTGCCGCCGGTTGCCTCTCCCGGCGTGCTGTGGAAGGTGCCCGGCTACCTGGCCGATCCCGATGCGCCGCTGGCGATCCGCTGGAGCTATCTGCCGAAGCTTCTGCCCTGGCTCTTTCATTTCGTGCGGTGCAGCCGCCCGGAGCTCTACGAGCGCAACACGAAGGCGATGGCGACGCTGCTTGCCCGCGCGCACGAGAGCTACCGTCCGCTGGTGGAGGCGGCCGGCGCGCGCGATCTTCTGCATTTCTGCGGTGCGCTGCAGGTCTTCGAGACCGAGGCGAGTTTCGCCGCCGGGCGGAAGGATGCGGAGTTCCGGCGTTCGCTCGGCGCCGACGTGCAGGAGCTGGCGGCGCACGAATTGCCCCAGTTCGCGCCCGGTCTCGCGCCGGTGCTTGCAGGCGGGCTCTATCGCCCGAACGTCGGCCACATCCGCGATCCGCTGGCGCTGACGACGGCGCTTCACGAGGAGTTCCTGCGTTGCGGGGGACGGCACCTTTCCTTCGGCGTGGACCGCCTCGAAAGGCTCCGCTCCGGACGGTGGGCCGTGCGCGGCACGGACGGGGCAGGGGCCGCTGCCGACGTGGAGGGCGACAGCGTGGCGGTGGCTGCGGGCGCGTGGTCGGGGCGTCTGCTGCGGGGGCTCGGCTTGCGCGTGGCGCTGGATACCGAGCGCGGGTACCACGTGACGCTGCCACGGGCGCAGTGCGACATGCGCATCCCGATCTCGTCGAGCGAGGGGGCGTTCTACGCGACGCCGATGGCCGGCGGCTTGAGGATCGCGGGCACGGTCGAGATGGGCGGTCTCGACCTGCCGCCCGCCGTGCCGCGCCGGACCGAAGCGATGATGCGGCGGGCACGGCGCTATTTCCCCGGCCTCGACGAAACCGGTGCGTCGACCTGGATGGGGTTCCGTCCGTCGATGCCGGACTCGCTGCCCGTGATCGGCCCGGTCGACGAGTTTCCCGGGCTGTTCCTCGCCTTCGGCCACGCGCACCTCGGCATGACGCTGGGTGCGGTGACCGGCCGCCTCATCACGCAGGCGATGAGCGGCCAGCCGACCGACGCCGATCTCGCTCCGTTCCGCTGGGACAGGTTCTGA
- a CDS encoding hydantoinase B/oxoprolinase family protein — protein MAGIIPHEVDPILLEVVRNKLDGIANEMELTLVRSAFSVIVKEALDASASLFTIEGEPLAQSVAIPAHLSMLVPMVRSILRDHPPETMKEGDAYLMNDPYDGASHLPDVAVVMPVFVDGRPIALSAALTHHQDIGGMTPASVPTNATEIFQEGIRIPPLRLRRDGKFDETLIALLKQNVRLPEVFMGDLNAQIACCSIGARRLKELAGTYGGNMLRSLFAELLDRSERMVRNAIRGLPDGTYDYEIKMDNDGVELDRRLTIKVAVTIAGDEMTFDFTGTSDQARGPINAVPAGAYGAGSFSVKAITDHSIPNNGGCFRPLNFVLPEGSLVNPREPAPVSCRSVTLKAICGCVLGALRKAAPDRVPADASGELMLVHFGGRDEAGKPYITSQLLAGGSGASRQRDGVDVIETDVTNCMNVPAEALEMSGPLRVHSLKLRTDSGGAGAHRGGLGCEQRIEILGSDATMTYRGDRHFWVSPGHDGGQSGAPAVGWIDRASGAREEIPSKLVTRLQRGDVVTICTAGGAGFGDPRQRDRNAVAEDIANGKIGAEAAAAAYGFSAGRNG, from the coding sequence ATGGCCGGAATCATTCCGCACGAGGTCGACCCGATCCTGCTGGAGGTCGTCCGCAACAAGCTCGACGGCATCGCCAACGAGATGGAGCTGACGCTGGTGCGCAGCGCCTTCTCGGTGATCGTGAAGGAGGCGCTGGACGCCTCCGCCAGCCTCTTCACCATCGAGGGGGAGCCGCTGGCCCAGTCGGTTGCCATTCCGGCTCACCTGTCGATGCTCGTGCCCATGGTCCGCTCGATCCTGCGCGACCATCCCCCCGAGACCATGAAGGAGGGGGACGCCTACCTGATGAACGACCCCTACGACGGGGCGAGCCATCTTCCAGACGTCGCCGTGGTCATGCCGGTCTTCGTGGACGGCCGGCCCATCGCGCTGTCCGCGGCGCTGACGCACCACCAGGACATCGGCGGCATGACGCCCGCGTCGGTGCCGACAAACGCGACGGAAATCTTCCAGGAGGGCATCCGCATTCCGCCGCTGCGCCTGCGGCGCGACGGCAAGTTCGACGAGACGCTCATCGCCCTGCTGAAGCAGAACGTGCGCCTGCCGGAGGTGTTCATGGGCGATCTCAATGCCCAGATCGCCTGCTGCTCCATCGGCGCGCGGCGTCTGAAGGAGCTCGCGGGCACCTATGGCGGGAACATGCTCAGGTCGCTGTTCGCCGAACTGCTCGACCGCTCCGAGCGCATGGTGCGCAACGCGATCCGCGGCCTGCCGGACGGCACCTACGACTACGAGATCAAGATGGACAACGACGGGGTCGAACTGGACCGCCGCCTGACCATCAAGGTCGCCGTGACCATCGCCGGCGACGAGATGACCTTCGACTTCACCGGCACGTCCGACCAGGCGCGTGGTCCCATCAACGCGGTCCCCGCCGGGGCCTATGGCGCGGGCAGCTTCTCGGTGAAGGCGATCACGGACCACAGCATCCCGAACAATGGCGGATGTTTCCGGCCGCTGAACTTCGTGTTGCCGGAAGGCAGCCTCGTGAACCCGCGCGAGCCTGCGCCGGTCAGCTGCCGTTCCGTGACGCTGAAGGCGATCTGCGGCTGCGTTCTCGGCGCACTGCGCAAGGCCGCCCCGGACCGGGTTCCGGCAGACGCATCGGGCGAACTCATGCTCGTGCATTTCGGCGGCCGCGACGAGGCGGGCAAGCCCTACATCACCTCGCAGCTTCTGGCGGGCGGCTCGGGCGCGAGCCGGCAGCGCGACGGTGTCGACGTGATCGAGACCGACGTCACCAATTGCATGAACGTCCCGGCCGAAGCGCTGGAGATGAGCGGTCCGCTGCGCGTGCACTCCCTCAAGCTGCGGACCGACAGCGGCGGGGCGGGGGCGCACCGGGGCGGTCTGGGCTGCGAGCAGCGGATCGAGATTCTGGGCAGCGACGCGACCATGACCTATCGCGGCGACCGGCATTTCTGGGTGTCGCCAGGACATGACGGGGGACAGTCGGGCGCACCGGCCGTCGGCTGGATCGACCGGGCGTCGGGCGCGCGCGAGGAGATCCCCTCGAAGCTCGTCACCCGGCTGCAGCGCGGCGACGTCGTCACGATCTGCACCGCTGGAGGGGCGGGTTTCGGCGATCCGCGGCAGCGCGACCGCAACGCCGTCGCCGAGGATATCGCAAACGGCAAGATCGGCGCGGAAGCAGCGGCTGCCGCCTATGGGTTTTCTGCCGGGCGAAACGGCTGA
- a CDS encoding TRAP transporter small permease, translated as MSRFVLILAALIGGLMSVIVFAAVTMRYVFLSPLRFTDELIGLLFSAGVFLAIPYLFASDRNIRVSLLTDRLSGTAAGVVKFVSNIGIICFFLLLGVLSFDFASFSYMIGAESDVARIPVAPWMALMPFSCFLTAFIVLLKTSFEPFGIAVGRDEHGASEDTAL; from the coding sequence TTGTCCAGGTTCGTCCTGATCCTGGCCGCGCTGATCGGCGGCTTGATGTCGGTGATCGTGTTTGCGGCGGTGACGATGCGATACGTGTTTCTGTCGCCCTTGAGATTTACCGACGAACTCATTGGCCTCCTGTTCTCGGCAGGTGTCTTTCTCGCGATTCCCTATCTCTTTGCGAGCGACAGGAACATAAGGGTTTCGCTGCTGACGGACCGGTTGTCCGGGACCGCGGCGGGCGTTGTGAAATTCGTCTCGAACATCGGTATCATCTGCTTCTTCCTGCTTCTTGGCGTGTTGAGTTTCGACTTCGCGTCCTTCTCCTACATGATCGGCGCGGAGTCCGACGTGGCACGGATCCCGGTCGCGCCCTGGATGGCGCTGATGCCGTTCTCCTGTTTCCTCACCGCGTTCATCGTCCTGCTGAAAACATCCTTCGAGCCCTTCGGCATCGCCGTGGGGCGCGACGAGCATGGAGCTTCAGAGGATACGGCGCTGTGA
- the dctP gene encoding TRAP transporter substrate-binding protein DctP → MKALTAALALVGAAGLLLGTPHVQPAHAADTEWKMHLVWVPTRQEVVSANKFVERVNARTGDKFKITAYTGGSLGVKDSDMLRILPPGNVIQITMLYTGYVARDAPDLAFALPEGVLSSAEDVVKALPVLDDIYEEGFQSWGVKYLGTLISPDKSINIYCKDEVNTLEELRTKKLRVWSKALLDSFAKIGVSGTIIPQNDMYIALQTGVVDCATYYPGAANTLSLQEVAPNWAFLSHYAVPIPLVVSQKAWDALPADVQAVMTEEADKLVKELADNFLAGNYEVAEGKKFDAKGGKQLEPFPEADQAAFTAAAIEVWEENATQLGGKLEANRKRLADVLGN, encoded by the coding sequence ATGAAAGCACTTACTGCGGCATTGGCGCTGGTCGGCGCGGCCGGGTTGCTTCTCGGCACCCCGCACGTACAGCCGGCCCACGCGGCGGACACCGAATGGAAGATGCACCTCGTCTGGGTGCCAACCCGGCAGGAGGTCGTCTCCGCAAACAAGTTCGTCGAGCGCGTCAACGCGCGCACCGGCGACAAGTTCAAGATCACGGCCTACACGGGTGGCTCGCTCGGCGTGAAGGACTCCGACATGCTGCGTATCCTGCCGCCGGGCAACGTCATCCAGATCACGATGCTCTACACCGGCTATGTCGCGCGCGATGCGCCCGATCTCGCCTTCGCGCTGCCCGAAGGCGTCCTTTCGAGCGCCGAGGACGTGGTCAAGGCGTTGCCGGTGCTCGACGACATCTACGAGGAAGGATTTCAATCCTGGGGCGTCAAGTACCTCGGCACGCTGATCTCTCCGGACAAGTCGATCAACATCTACTGCAAGGACGAGGTCAACACGCTCGAGGAGTTGCGCACCAAGAAGCTGCGCGTTTGGAGCAAGGCGCTTCTGGACAGTTTCGCGAAGATCGGCGTCTCGGGCACCATCATCCCGCAGAACGACATGTACATCGCCCTGCAGACGGGCGTGGTCGACTGTGCGACCTACTACCCCGGCGCGGCGAACACGCTGTCGCTCCAGGAGGTGGCGCCCAACTGGGCCTTCCTGTCGCACTATGCGGTGCCCATCCCGCTTGTCGTCTCGCAAAAGGCTTGGGACGCGCTGCCGGCCGACGTGCAGGCCGTCATGACGGAAGAAGCCGACAAGCTGGTCAAGGAACTGGCCGACAACTTCCTCGCCGGCAATTACGAGGTTGCCGAGGGCAAGAAGTTCGACGCCAAGGGCGGCAAGCAGCTCGAGCCGTTCCCCGAGGCAGACCAGGCCGCATTCACGGCAGCTGCCATCGAGGTCTGGGAAGAGAACGCCACCCAACTCGGCGGAAAGCTTGAAGCGAACCGCAAGCGGCTGGCCGACGTTCTTGGCAACTGA
- a CDS encoding hydantoinase B/oxoprolinase family protein — translation MSTTAARPDLDPITVEVIRNKLDGIANEMELTLVRSAFSTIVKEGLDASASIFTLNGETLAQAIAIPIHLVTLLPMVRHLLEKYPVASMKEGDAFVMNDPYLGGTHLPDIAVMMPVFHQGQPIAISATMTHHQDVGGMAPGSTPTNATEIFQEGLRIPLLKLMDQGVLNPTFMAMLKRNVRIPEIVTGDLMAEISACSIGARRLKELGEIYGGNFLISVFDELLDRSEKMTQAALRRIPNGSYTYTDYLDNDGVDLDRLVPITVTVNIDDNGIEFDFTGSSPQVRGPFNCVPSGSLAASCFAVRAVTDPDQSIPNNGGCFRPLSLKLPPGSIVNPNEPAPVGCRTSTIKRITSVVLGALREAVPDRVPADPGGEEVILHFGGRRADGRGFVTSQILIGGSGASAGKDGVDVIETDATNCMNIPAEALELEAPIRVHRASLAPDSGGPGERRGGLGAWLEYEMLEGEITITYRGERHFCQAAGAAGGQPGGFASAEIRRKDGSVHSIPSKEVARMTAGERLIIKTAGGGGYGTPGARPKTEVQADIENGKVTAKAAESIYGAG, via the coding sequence ATGAGCACCACCGCAGCCCGCCCGGACCTCGATCCCATAACGGTGGAGGTGATCCGGAACAAGCTCGACGGCATCGCGAACGAGATGGAGCTGACCCTGGTGCGCAGCGCCTTCTCCACCATCGTCAAGGAGGGGCTCGATGCGTCCGCCAGCATCTTCACGCTGAACGGAGAGACGCTTGCGCAGGCGATCGCGATCCCGATCCACCTCGTCACGCTCCTGCCGATGGTCCGCCACCTGCTGGAGAAATACCCGGTGGCGTCCATGAAGGAAGGGGATGCGTTCGTCATGAACGACCCCTACCTCGGCGGGACGCACCTGCCCGACATCGCCGTGATGATGCCGGTCTTCCACCAGGGCCAGCCCATCGCGATCAGCGCGACCATGACCCATCACCAGGACGTGGGCGGGATGGCGCCCGGCTCCACGCCGACCAACGCGACCGAGATCTTCCAGGAAGGCCTGCGCATCCCGCTGCTCAAGCTGATGGACCAGGGTGTCCTGAACCCGACGTTCATGGCCATGCTGAAGCGCAATGTGCGCATCCCGGAGATCGTGACGGGCGACCTTATGGCGGAAATCTCGGCCTGTTCGATCGGGGCGCGCCGCCTGAAGGAACTGGGCGAGATCTACGGCGGCAACTTTCTGATCAGCGTCTTCGACGAACTGCTCGACCGCTCCGAGAAGATGACGCAGGCCGCGCTGCGGCGTATTCCCAACGGCAGCTACACCTACACCGACTATCTCGACAACGACGGGGTCGACCTCGACAGGCTCGTACCGATCACCGTCACCGTGAACATCGACGACAACGGCATCGAGTTCGACTTCACGGGGTCGAGCCCGCAGGTCCGCGGGCCGTTCAACTGCGTTCCGTCCGGCTCGCTCGCAGCGTCGTGCTTCGCGGTGCGTGCGGTCACGGACCCCGACCAGTCGATCCCGAACAACGGCGGCTGTTTCCGTCCGCTGTCGCTGAAGCTGCCGCCGGGCAGCATCGTGAACCCGAACGAGCCGGCGCCGGTCGGCTGCCGCACCTCGACCATCAAGCGGATCACCAGCGTCGTTCTGGGCGCGCTGCGCGAGGCGGTGCCAGACCGCGTACCCGCCGATCCCGGCGGCGAGGAGGTGATCCTGCATTTCGGCGGCCGCAGGGCGGACGGGCGCGGCTTCGTCACCTCGCAGATCCTGATCGGCGGCAGCGGGGCGTCCGCCGGCAAGGACGGCGTCGATGTGATCGAGACCGACGCCACCAACTGCATGAACATCCCGGCCGAGGCGCTGGAACTGGAAGCGCCGATCCGCGTGCACCGGGCCTCGCTCGCGCCCGATTCCGGCGGGCCCGGAGAGCGCCGGGGCGGGCTCGGCGCGTGGCTCGAGTACGAGATGCTCGAAGGCGAGATCACGATCACCTACCGGGGCGAGCGTCATTTCTGCCAGGCCGCGGGCGCGGCAGGCGGGCAGCCCGGCGGTTTCGCGTCGGCCGAGATCCGGCGGAAGGACGGCTCGGTGCACAGCATCCCGTCCAAGGAGGTCGCCCGGATGACCGCTGGAGAGCGTCTCATCATCAAGACCGCGGGGGGCGGAGGCTACGGCACGCCCGGCGCGCGCCCGAAGACGGAGGTCCAGGCCGACATCGAGAACGGAAAGGTCACGGCCAAGGCGGCCGAAAGCATTTACGGCGCAGGGTAA
- a CDS encoding NADH:flavin oxidoreductase/NADH oxidase, translating to MSTSTLFSPFSLRGVTLRNRTVLAPMQMYSAVEGQVQPWHHHHLAKYGHGGFAMVFTEALAVERRGRNTYGDLGVWSNDHVEGLAALADTIRASGAVPAAQVWHSGPKASRQRPWQGYGPLGAAEAARGETEWQPVAPVAEAKVEGWHTPHALTEAEAMEVAEAYGQGARRCLEAGYEVLEVHGAHGYLVHSFYSPLGNNRTDSFGGGREGRMRFPIEVARAIRRHWPEDKPLLFRLSCVDDDEGTGWTMEDTLVLASRLREEGVDMIDCSSGGVGAPPTLKAGVRPHGFQVPYAETLRAQTGMPAMAVGLIRHAAYAESIVAQGRADLVCIAREALHNPQWPLHAALELEGDAGYELWPPQYGWWLQRRARNLPADDSVA from the coding sequence ATGAGCACAAGCACGCTATTTTCTCCCTTTTCGCTGCGTGGCGTCACCCTGCGAAACCGCACCGTCCTCGCCCCGATGCAGATGTACTCCGCCGTCGAGGGACAGGTGCAGCCATGGCACCACCATCACCTGGCCAAGTACGGTCACGGCGGCTTCGCGATGGTGTTCACCGAGGCGCTGGCGGTCGAGAGGCGGGGACGCAACACCTACGGCGACCTCGGTGTCTGGTCGAACGATCACGTCGAAGGCCTGGCCGCCCTCGCCGACACGATCCGCGCGTCCGGCGCAGTGCCGGCGGCGCAAGTGTGGCATTCGGGCCCCAAGGCGTCGCGTCAGCGCCCCTGGCAGGGCTACGGCCCGCTCGGCGCGGCGGAGGCCGCGCGCGGCGAGACGGAATGGCAACCGGTCGCCCCCGTCGCCGAGGCCAAGGTCGAGGGCTGGCACACGCCGCACGCGCTGACCGAGGCCGAGGCGATGGAAGTTGCCGAAGCCTATGGGCAAGGCGCGCGCCGCTGCCTCGAAGCGGGGTACGAGGTGCTGGAGGTGCACGGCGCCCACGGCTATCTCGTACATTCCTTCTACTCGCCGCTCGGCAACAACCGCACCGACAGCTTCGGCGGCGGCCGCGAGGGGCGGATGCGCTTTCCCATCGAGGTCGCGCGTGCGATCCGGCGTCACTGGCCCGAGGACAAGCCCCTGCTGTTCCGCCTGTCCTGCGTCGACGACGACGAGGGAACGGGCTGGACGATGGAGGACACGCTCGTGCTGGCCTCCCGGCTTCGGGAGGAAGGCGTCGACATGATCGATTGCTCCTCCGGCGGCGTCGGCGCCCCGCCGACGCTGAAGGCAGGGGTGCGCCCGCACGGCTTCCAGGTGCCGTACGCCGAAACGCTGCGCGCACAGACGGGGATGCCGGCCATGGCGGTCGGCCTGATCCGGCACGCAGCCTATGCGGAGTCGATCGTGGCGCAAGGGCGGGCCGACCTGGTCTGCATCGCGCGCGAGGCCCTGCACAATCCGCAATGGCCGCTGCATGCGGCGCTCGAACTGGAAGGCGATGCAGGCTACGAGCTCTGGCCGCCGCAGTACGGGTGGTGGCTGCAGCGCCGTGCCCGGAACCTGCCGGCGGACGATAGCGTGGCCTGA
- a CDS encoding TRAP transporter large permease, giving the protein MIWLVLALGVLLTGLTGIPVGVGLGLTGLTILHFFAGGSSSLAVITIWNTFNDFLLSAIPMFIFMGEILLASGVSKKLYEAASPLFRRVPGGLLHTNIAVCTIFGAVSGASTSTAAAVGAVAYPELKQRGYDRAVVVGTLAAGGTLGLLIPPSLALLIYGATQGVSIGKLFLAGILPGLLLAASFMVVILVMALRNPEISPREAVRTPFLRIVTGLLRIWPIAILIFAVLGTIYLGIATPTEAASLGVVSSIVIGFTWGNLTLRKLLHAFRDATIVFGTLGVVLVGALILSQAISILGVPTHVMAGIGALDVSPYTVFALVVIVYLVLGCFFDGISLMLMTLPVVFPVLTGLGFDPIWLGVMITLMIEIGMLTPPVGLNLFVLVAVTRGEVNLGRAAFATLPFWLVMTGAIVLFTLFPGIVTILPQIL; this is encoded by the coding sequence ATGATTTGGCTGGTGCTGGCGCTCGGAGTGCTTCTTACGGGTCTCACCGGCATCCCGGTCGGTGTGGGACTGGGGCTGACCGGACTTACCATCCTTCATTTCTTTGCGGGCGGCAGTTCCTCGCTTGCCGTCATCACGATCTGGAACACGTTCAACGACTTTCTTCTCAGCGCGATCCCCATGTTCATCTTCATGGGCGAGATCCTGCTTGCGAGCGGCGTCAGCAAGAAGTTGTACGAGGCGGCCTCCCCCCTGTTCCGGCGCGTTCCCGGCGGGCTGCTGCACACGAACATCGCCGTGTGCACCATCTTCGGCGCGGTGAGCGGGGCAAGCACGTCCACCGCGGCGGCCGTCGGTGCGGTGGCCTATCCCGAGTTGAAGCAGCGCGGCTACGACCGCGCCGTCGTCGTGGGCACGCTGGCGGCCGGCGGCACGCTCGGGCTGCTGATCCCGCCGAGCCTCGCCCTGCTGATCTACGGTGCGACCCAGGGCGTGTCGATCGGCAAGCTCTTCCTCGCGGGGATCCTGCCGGGCCTTCTCCTGGCTGCGTCGTTCATGGTGGTGATCCTGGTGATGGCGCTGAGAAACCCGGAGATCTCGCCGCGGGAAGCTGTCCGGACCCCGTTCCTGCGGATCGTGACCGGGCTGCTCAGGATCTGGCCGATCGCCATCCTGATCTTTGCCGTGCTCGGCACGATCTACCTCGGCATCGCGACACCCACGGAGGCGGCGAGCCTCGGTGTCGTCTCGTCGATCGTGATCGGCTTCACCTGGGGAAACCTGACGCTCCGCAAGCTGCTTCATGCGTTCCGCGATGCGACCATCGTGTTCGGCACGCTGGGCGTGGTCCTCGTCGGTGCGCTGATCCTGTCGCAGGCGATCAGCATCCTGGGCGTGCCGACGCACGTCATGGCGGGGATCGGCGCGCTGGACGTCTCCCCCTATACCGTCTTCGCGCTGGTCGTCATCGTCTACCTGGTCCTCGGCTGCTTCTTCGACGGCATCTCGCTGATGCTGATGACCCTTCCGGTGGTCTTTCCGGTTCTTACGGGGCTCGGCTTCGATCCCATCTGGCTCGGCGTGATGATCACGCTGATGATCGAGATCGGGATGCTGACGCCCCCGGTGGGCCTCAATCTGTTCGTTCTGGTGGCGGTGACCAGGGGGGAGGTCAACCTCGGCCGGGCGGCCTTCGCGACCTTGCCGTTCTGGCTCGTGATGACCGGCGCGATCGTCCTGTTCACGCTTTTCCCAGGGATCGTGACGATCCTGCCGCAGATCCTCTGA